Proteins co-encoded in one Kribbella qitaiheensis genomic window:
- a CDS encoding ArsR/SmtB family transcription factor — protein MEESDRQVRDGEELKALTHPLRLRMLSVLREHGSATATELAKRFDTDTGATSYHLRKLAQYGFVEEVAAEGHPRARRWAAVHATTSWNNSEVGETGEGRTAAGWMRRQQAGILVSDAESFEQLQDSLPSEWIDAAGIGDLLVKLTPESLGELWGRFYAHLDELKARDAGDEAARRVSIVVGGFPRPDEPKP, from the coding sequence ATGGAGGAATCCGATCGCCAGGTCCGTGACGGCGAAGAGCTCAAGGCGTTGACCCATCCGCTCCGGCTGCGGATGCTCTCCGTGCTGCGGGAGCACGGGTCCGCGACCGCCACCGAACTGGCCAAGCGGTTCGACACCGACACGGGAGCGACGAGCTACCACCTGCGGAAGCTGGCGCAGTACGGGTTCGTCGAGGAGGTCGCCGCCGAGGGGCATCCGCGGGCTCGGCGCTGGGCGGCGGTGCACGCTACGACGTCCTGGAACAACTCCGAGGTCGGCGAGACGGGCGAAGGCCGTACTGCGGCCGGCTGGATGCGCCGGCAGCAGGCGGGGATCCTGGTTTCCGACGCCGAGTCCTTCGAGCAGCTGCAGGACAGCCTGCCGTCCGAGTGGATCGACGCGGCAGGAATCGGCGATCTGCTGGTCAAGCTCACTCCCGAATCCCTCGGTGAGCTCTGGGGCCGCTTCTACGCCCACCTGGACGAGCTGAAGGCGAGAGACGCGGGCGACGAAGCGGCCCGCCGAGTCTCCATCGTGGTCGGCGGTTTCCCGCGACCCGACGAGCCGAAGCCATGA
- a CDS encoding MFS transporter produces MTSRELRHRYALISFLTWLPTGLFIPVLVVLLLERGIGLTTIAALGVAYSVTVMLLELPTGGLADVVGRRPVMVASAASSLAALILLGFADSLVLLALSAVLRGVGRALGSGPVEAWYVDQANELPDADLTHGLSVGAMASSVALAVGTVAGGVIPFGLGATLALPVLLAAGADGVRLVVTLVAMPEPKYEAKTLRSVVRGVPSAIASGVRVAGRSVVLIRILMVSAGMGTTLAVMELLTPAWLTELAGAADRGVLAYGLVAAVGFAADALGSGLSMPLLRRLGSVRAVCLAGYTVSSLALAGMAAATAVDGIAGVLAAAIAYSLMFVGLGVTAGPLAQLLHSQVDAAERATVVSVESLILMLAGAVGVVGLGQLAVSTHPAVAFGVTAVVLAVLAAPVIAVTQGSEVRGVAGDLAAGGVLPAAAGAAGREAVDSSPDRR; encoded by the coding sequence ATGACCTCGCGGGAGCTTCGGCATCGGTATGCGCTGATCAGCTTCCTGACCTGGTTGCCGACCGGGCTCTTTATCCCGGTCTTAGTCGTTCTGCTGCTGGAGCGGGGGATCGGGCTGACGACGATCGCCGCGCTGGGCGTGGCCTACTCCGTGACGGTGATGCTGCTCGAGCTGCCCACCGGCGGTCTCGCGGATGTCGTCGGGCGTCGTCCGGTCATGGTCGCCTCGGCCGCGTCGAGCCTCGCCGCGCTGATCCTCCTCGGCTTCGCCGACTCGCTCGTCCTACTCGCCCTCTCCGCCGTACTGCGTGGGGTCGGCCGCGCGCTCGGCAGTGGTCCGGTCGAAGCCTGGTACGTCGACCAGGCCAACGAGCTCCCCGATGCCGACCTGACCCACGGGCTGTCAGTAGGCGCGATGGCGTCGTCCGTCGCGCTGGCTGTTGGAACGGTCGCCGGCGGGGTGATCCCGTTCGGGCTCGGTGCGACTCTTGCCTTGCCGGTGCTGCTCGCCGCGGGAGCCGATGGCGTTCGTCTGGTGGTGACGTTGGTGGCCATGCCCGAGCCGAAGTACGAGGCGAAGACTCTGCGGAGCGTCGTGCGCGGGGTGCCTTCGGCGATCGCGTCCGGGGTGCGGGTCGCAGGGCGGAGCGTGGTGCTGATCCGGATCCTGATGGTCTCCGCGGGGATGGGGACGACCCTGGCGGTGATGGAGTTGCTGACGCCTGCCTGGCTGACGGAGTTGGCAGGTGCGGCGGACAGGGGAGTGCTCGCGTACGGGCTGGTGGCCGCCGTCGGGTTCGCGGCGGACGCTCTCGGGAGCGGGCTGAGCATGCCGCTGTTGCGGCGGCTCGGTTCGGTGCGAGCGGTCTGTCTGGCGGGTTACACCGTCAGCTCGCTGGCGCTGGCCGGCATGGCCGCGGCGACGGCGGTGGACGGGATCGCCGGAGTCCTCGCGGCCGCGATCGCCTACTCGCTGATGTTCGTCGGCCTCGGGGTGACGGCCGGGCCGCTGGCCCAGTTGCTGCACAGCCAGGTGGACGCGGCCGAGCGGGCGACCGTTGTCTCCGTCGAGTCACTGATCCTGATGCTGGCCGGAGCGGTCGGCGTGGTCGGGCTGGGCCAGCTCGCGGTCTCCACCCACCCGGCGGTGGCATTCGGTGTTACGGCGGTGGTTCTGGCCGTGCTCGCCGCGCCGGTCATCGCGGTGACGCAGGGCAGCGAAGTGCGTGGCGTAGCCGGCGACCTGGCCGCGGGTGGCGTCCTCCCGGCCGCCGCTGGCGCGGCGGGCCGGGAGGCTGTCGACAGCTCACCGGACCGTCGGTAG
- a CDS encoding MFS transporter, giving the protein MSELEVPASSRRWWALGVIAAAQFMVIMDTSIIGVALPKMRTELGFSPGDLSWVFNAYVVAFGGLLLLGGRLSDLLGARRVFAAGWAVLLAGSLMAGFATTVAAELTGRAVQGVGAALIAPAALTLLMMLFGGSPKELTKAIALYGAAAPAGGTAGVFLGGVITEYLSWPWVFFLNVPIALVALLATRALMPPAPARRGSVDVVGALTVTLGLGAGVYAIVRAPEVGWGSPSTLLVAAAAIVLLLVFMAVQAKRREPLMRLGIFTAPNLAAANVAQLLLGAAWVPMWFFLNLYLQQVLGLSAFPSGSALLPMTTFIMLGMIVVAPKAIAAIGPKKALVTGMTILTAGLAGLSLIRADGSFWADVLPASLIAAAGMSLAFIPSLGIALSSARPEEGGLASGIVNTSYQIGSALGLAAMTAVAAANGADRLGDLASLTEGYSAAFTGAAVIAAAGAVLAAITLRMPPAGTPGQDLTGDTTASEADLPTVR; this is encoded by the coding sequence ATGAGCGAGTTGGAAGTCCCGGCGTCGTCACGGCGCTGGTGGGCGCTCGGCGTGATCGCCGCGGCGCAGTTCATGGTGATCATGGACACCTCGATCATCGGTGTCGCGTTGCCGAAGATGCGGACCGAGCTGGGGTTCAGTCCGGGCGATCTGTCCTGGGTGTTCAACGCCTATGTGGTCGCGTTCGGCGGCCTGCTGCTGCTCGGTGGGCGGCTGTCTGATCTGCTGGGCGCGCGGCGCGTCTTCGCGGCAGGCTGGGCGGTGTTGTTGGCTGGGTCGCTGATGGCTGGGTTCGCCACCACTGTCGCGGCCGAGCTGACCGGCCGCGCGGTTCAGGGGGTTGGGGCGGCGCTGATCGCTCCGGCCGCGCTGACGCTGCTGATGATGCTGTTCGGCGGCAGTCCGAAGGAGTTGACCAAGGCGATCGCGCTGTACGGGGCGGCTGCTCCGGCCGGCGGCACGGCGGGAGTCTTCCTTGGTGGCGTGATCACCGAGTACCTGTCGTGGCCTTGGGTGTTCTTCCTCAATGTCCCGATCGCGCTGGTCGCGTTGCTCGCGACACGGGCGTTGATGCCGCCGGCGCCGGCGCGGCGGGGATCTGTCGACGTGGTCGGCGCCCTGACGGTGACGCTGGGACTGGGCGCGGGGGTGTATGCGATCGTGCGTGCGCCGGAGGTCGGCTGGGGCTCGCCTTCGACCCTGCTGGTGGCTGCGGCGGCGATCGTACTGCTGCTGGTGTTCATGGCCGTGCAGGCCAAGCGACGTGAGCCGTTGATGCGGCTGGGGATCTTCACCGCGCCGAACCTGGCCGCGGCCAACGTGGCGCAACTGCTGCTGGGAGCGGCGTGGGTGCCGATGTGGTTCTTCCTGAACCTGTACCTGCAGCAGGTGCTCGGCCTGAGCGCGTTCCCGAGCGGTTCGGCGCTACTGCCGATGACGACGTTCATCATGCTGGGCATGATCGTGGTCGCACCGAAGGCGATCGCCGCGATCGGCCCGAAGAAGGCCCTCGTCACCGGCATGACGATCCTCACCGCCGGCCTGGCCGGACTGTCCCTGATCCGCGCCGACGGGTCGTTCTGGGCCGACGTACTGCCCGCGTCGCTGATCGCCGCGGCTGGAATGTCGCTGGCGTTCATCCCCAGCCTCGGCATCGCGCTGTCATCCGCGCGCCCGGAGGAAGGTGGCCTGGCATCGGGCATCGTGAACACCAGCTACCAGATCGGCTCCGCGCTCGGGCTGGCTGCGATGACCGCGGTCGCCGCAGCCAACGGCGCCGACCGCCTCGGTGACCTCGCCTCGCTCACCGAGGGCTACTCAGCCGCTTTCACCGGCGCCGCCGTGATCGCCGCCGCCGGCGCCGTACTGGCCGCAATCACCCTGCGGATGCCACCGGCCGGCACCCCCGGACAAGACCTGACAGGTGACACGACGGCTTCGGAGGCCGACCTACCGACGGTCCGGTGA